CAGAGCAAACAATAAAAATAAATGAACGTGTGATTTTAAAGAGTTTCCGATCTTGCTTGTCAGCAGACAAGTTTTCCGTTCTTGCCTGTCGGCAGACAAGTTCTCCGTTCTTGCCTGTCGGCAGACAAGTTCTCCGTTGCCTTCATTACCTGAAGTGTAATTTTTAATTAAATGATCAAGCATATATTCCACGAATTTTTAATGTTTTTGCTACTTTGTCAATTGCAAGAATGTAAGCCCCAATCCGTAAAGATTCATGATATTTTTCCGCATGATAATAAACGTTATCAAAAGCTTCGTGCATTAATCTTTCTAATCTTTGGTTTACTTTATCCAGCGACCAGAAATAACCACTTCTATCCTGCACCCACTCAAAATAAGAAACAGTTACTCCGCCTGCATTAGCTAAAATATCCGGGATTACTAAAATCCCTTTATCTTGCAGGATTGGATCTGCCTTGGCAGTAGTTGGTCCGTTGGCACCTTCGGAAATAATTTTACAGTTTAGTTTAGAAGCATTGTTTTTGGTTATTTGATCTTCTTTAGCTGCCGGAACTAAAACATCACATTTTAGTTCAAGAAGTTCATCATTACCAATAGAGTCAGAATCCGGAAAATCTTTAAGTGTTTTGTTGTTGTTATAGTGAACTAAAACTTTCTTAACATCTAACCCGCTCGGATTAAATATTCCGCCATCTATATCACTTATTCCAATAATTTTAATTCCTTTTTCTGCCATAAGATCAGCAGAAACAGAACCTACGTTTCCAAATCCTTGTATAACTGCAGAGGCATTTTGGGGATCGATATTTAATTTTTTTAAAGCTGCCATAGAAACAATCATAACACCTCTACCAGTGGCTTCTCTTCGCCCTAATGAGCCACCAAGGATTAGTGGTTTACCTGTAACAACAGCAGTAGAAGTGCTCTTAGCGTGCATGCTGTAAGTATCCATTATCCACGCCATAATTTGTTCATTCGTGTTCATATCAGGAGCAGGGATATCTTTGTCTGGACCGAATACATCCAGCAAACTGGCTGTAAATCTTCTTGTAAGTCTTTCCAACTCGCCGTTGCTTAATTTACCTGGATCGCAAATAATGCCACCTTTTGCTCCTCCAAATGGAATATTTGCAATAGCACATTTCCAGGTCATCCAGGCTGCAAGTGCTTTAATTTCATTCAGGTTTACATCCGGCGCATATCGTATTCCACCTTTTGAAGGACCAAGAATATCATTATGAATAACACGATAACCTTCAAAAACTTTCAGCTTTCCACTATCCATTATTGTGGGGATGGAAATAATGATTTGTTTAGTTGGTGTCTTCAGATATTGATACGAGCCATCATCCAGACCAATGATTTTTGCGGCTAACTCAAACCGTTCCATCATTGATTCGAATGGATTTTCTTTATCTGTTATTGGTGCAGGTTCTTTATAATTGTTTATCATAAAATATAACTTTCAAATTATTTTGGGATGATAAGCGGGTTAACCGTTTGGCATGCAAATTAAAGTCTGATATTGCGAAGTATTGATTCAATTTTTGAATCATATTTTAAGGTTACTGTTTATCGGTTAAGAAAAATTAAATTATAAACCTATTATTAAAAATAAAATAAAATTCCACATAAACAATTCAGTGTGATACAAAATAAAAGCAGGAATTTTGAACTATTCCCGCTTCTACAAAAACTCATTTAAGAATTACATTGAACCAGAAGCAATTTCCTGCAACCGTTTAATTCTTTCTTCAATTGGAGGATGAGTTGAAAATATCCTAAATAAAGATTTTCTGGAAAATGGACTGACAATAAACATATGAGCAGTTGCTGGTTCGGCATTTTTCATTGGTAATCGTTCATTTACTTTAGAAAGCTTGTTTAAAGCAGAAGCCAGTGATAAAGGTTGACCGGATATTGCAGCTCCACCAGCGTCAGCCGCAAATTCCCTTGAACGTGAAATTGAAAGTTGAATTAACATTGCTGCAATAGGAGCAACAATAATCAAAGCTAAATCCCCTAAACCACTGCCGTTATCTCTATCTCTTCCACCACCAAATATTGCTGCCCATTGTGCCATATGTGCTACATACGTAATTGTGCCAACCAGTGTAGCTGTTATTGTTCCAAGCAAAATGTCACGATGCTTTACATGAGCTAATTCATGAGCAAGCACACCTGATAGCTCATCTTCACTTAAAATATTTAGTATACCAGTTGTAACTGCAACTGCAGCATGCTCTGGATTTCTGCCAGTTGCAAATGCGTTTGGAGCAGGATTTTCCATTACATAAACTTTTGGCATTGGTAATTGTGCAAACTGGCTAAGCCTTCTAACAGTGCTGTAAAGTTTAGGAAACTCACTTTCATTTACTTGTTTTGCATGATACATCATCAAAACAATTTTATCAGAAAACCAGTAGGAGCCAAAATTCATTACAAGAGATATTAGAAAAGCAATCATCATTCCTGAACTTCCACCAAGCAATTCTCCAACAAAAAGAAGGAGCACCATCATTAACGTCATTAAAAATACTGTTCTAAAAGTGTTCATCTTAAATCCATAATTTGTTGCACATAAACATAATTATTTAATTATCAGCGGTCAATATTCCCGCATTCGATTTATTTAACACAAAATTATTTATATTTGTTTCCAGAACCGGAATAATATTTAGCCTTGCGCTTATTCCTTTTAATACTTAAAATGAACACCAAAATTGAGGAGAATAATGAAAAAATACCGGTGCATTAGTTTAGTCTTAATTTTAATTCTCTTTACGGGTAAAATTTTCAGCCAAAATACTTTTGAGTTTTTAAGAATGGATATGAGTCCGCGTGCTGCTGCATTAGCCGGAAGCTTTGTTTCTAATTCGGATGATCCTAATGTAATGTTCTACAATCCTGCGGGAATAAACTCTTTAGAGGGAATGCCGGTTTCATTTTCTTTTGTAAAACACTTATTGGATATTAATCTTGCAAGTCTTGCACTCTCCAGGGAAATTGAAGGGCTTGGTAGATTTTCTGCAGGGATTGAATATATCAGCTATGGCTCCTTCCAGGGTTATACAGAAGATGCAGTTAAGACAAACGAATTTGGCGCTGGTGAAGTAGCTTTTGTTTTGGGTTATGGAAATAAGTTAGATGAAAATTTCTATTATGGTGCTAATGCAAAATTTATTTATTCGGGAATCGAAAAGTATTATTCCACCGCAATTGGAGTTGATGTTGGTTTACAATATATAATTCCTAACCAATTATTAAACTTTGGATTTTCAATTCTTAATATTGGATCGCAACTAACTTCTTATATTAATGCAAAAGAGAATTTACCGCTTGATATAAGAGTAGGTGTATCGAAAAGATTAGAAAGGCTACCAGTAAGGTTGTATTTAAGCATCAACAGGTTGAATGACGATCAGGATAAATTTTTTGATAGATTTAAAGCATTTACAATTGGCACTGAGTTTAATTTAAGCAAAGTATTACGTTTGCGTTTAGGTTTTGATAATGAAAAAAGAAAAGATCTTAAGATTGGTACAACTGCCGGTTTAGCAGGTTTTCATGTTGGAGTTGGAGCAGTTATCAGCGGTTACAATTTTGATTATTCTTATTCTTCACTTGGTCCAGTAGGTTCACTTAATAGAGTTGGAATTACAACTGTTTTTTAGTGTAAAATAATTGATGTTTGATGGTTGATGGAAAAATATTCTATATTCTTAAATTCATTTTTTTTTCAACAATTAACTTCATTTTCCAAAAGGTTTTTCTAAATATCTTTTTGCACTGTCATGTGAACTCGAATAGTCGCGCATTTCTAAGCATTCATTGTAATATGAAACTGCTTTATCACGTTGCCCGATTTGATCATTGAGCATTCCCAAATATAAAGTTGCGTTTATTCTAAATCCCGATTCCTCGTCTTTGTCTATTTTTTTCGAAATGTCTGCGCATTCTTTAAAAAAAACTATTGCTGAATCTGTATTTCCAACCATTTTTTTGTAGTAGCCAAGATAATAAGTTGCTTCTCTTTTTGAAAGATCATTATAACCAAAATATTTTTTAACGCATTTATCATAAACATCAGAAAAAATTTGGTTGGCTTTTGTGTAATCGCCTAATCGTACAGAAATTCTTCCAACATAACGTTTGAACAGAGGATTATCCGGAAACTCGCTCGACAATTGGTTCGCATATTCCAAAGCTTTTTGGTTATCGTTTTCATAATGATAATAAAGAGTCATTAGAAAATATTTGGATTCAATCCTTGCATACTTTCCTTTCTCGGCTACAAGAGTCAATTCTTTTATCCCTTTTTCTTTATCACCTTTAGGAAAAAAGATCATCAATGGTTTGATGATTGGAAAATCTTCCGGAATAACTGCCGCGTAATAATTATAAATACCAAAACCAAGCTGCACATCAATATTATTTGGATCAAGTTTGGATGCTCTTTGCACAATCGGAATTGCTTCGCGTCCATCATCGGCTGCCTTAATCCAGCTTTCTCTTATTGCACGCAGTCGCCCTCTAAAACCAATTGAACCCCCTTTGAAAAACAGGGCATCAACATTGTCCGGATACTTCTTTAGAATTTCATCA
The window above is part of the Ignavibacteriales bacterium genome. Proteins encoded here:
- a CDS encoding Glu/Leu/Phe/Val dehydrogenase; the protein is MINNYKEPAPITDKENPFESMMERFELAAKIIGLDDGSYQYLKTPTKQIIISIPTIMDSGKLKVFEGYRVIHNDILGPSKGGIRYAPDVNLNEIKALAAWMTWKCAIANIPFGGAKGGIICDPGKLSNGELERLTRRFTASLLDVFGPDKDIPAPDMNTNEQIMAWIMDTYSMHAKSTSTAVVTGKPLILGGSLGRREATGRGVMIVSMAALKKLNIDPQNASAVIQGFGNVGSVSADLMAEKGIKIIGISDIDGGIFNPSGLDVKKVLVHYNNNKTLKDFPDSDSIGNDELLELKCDVLVPAAKEDQITKNNASKLNCKIISEGANGPTTAKADPILQDKGILVIPDILANAGGVTVSYFEWVQDRSGYFWSLDKVNQRLERLMHEAFDNVYYHAEKYHESLRIGAYILAIDKVAKTLKIRGIYA
- the htpX gene encoding zinc metalloprotease HtpX; translated protein: MNTFRTVFLMTLMMVLLLFVGELLGGSSGMMIAFLISLVMNFGSYWFSDKIVLMMYHAKQVNESEFPKLYSTVRRLSQFAQLPMPKVYVMENPAPNAFATGRNPEHAAVAVTTGILNILSEDELSGVLAHELAHVKHRDILLGTITATLVGTITYVAHMAQWAAIFGGGRDRDNGSGLGDLALIIVAPIAAMLIQLSISRSREFAADAGGAAISGQPLSLASALNKLSKVNERLPMKNAEPATAHMFIVSPFSRKSLFRIFSTHPPIEERIKRLQEIASGSM
- the porQ gene encoding type IX secretion system protein PorQ, which produces MKKYRCISLVLILILFTGKIFSQNTFEFLRMDMSPRAAALAGSFVSNSDDPNVMFYNPAGINSLEGMPVSFSFVKHLLDINLASLALSREIEGLGRFSAGIEYISYGSFQGYTEDAVKTNEFGAGEVAFVLGYGNKLDENFYYGANAKFIYSGIEKYYSTAIGVDVGLQYIIPNQLLNFGFSILNIGSQLTSYINAKENLPLDIRVGVSKRLERLPVRLYLSINRLNDDQDKFFDRFKAFTIGTEFNLSKVLRLRLGFDNEKRKDLKIGTTAGLAGFHVGVGAVISGYNFDYSYSSLGPVGSLNRVGITTVF